One genomic region from Natrinema caseinilyticum encodes:
- a CDS encoding MBL fold metallo-hydrolase — MDVRTRTVPVTTRAPSGDTNAYLLGTEPAILVDPAARTPALDRLIRDHRVEHILVTHTHPDHVGAVDSYAAQTGATVWARYGRTDRFRDATGREPDRTFTPGTTIRLGDAAVRILAAPGHAPDHVVLEAGPGGPILCGDCAVREGSVVVGAPEGDMRAYVTSLRRLWAIDPPALYPGHGPEIDAPRETIERLLSHRTEREQRVREAVARGAETLDEILDGAYEKELSGVRDLARATVAAHLEKLDVEGRVTWNGRRAYPLDGD, encoded by the coding sequence ATGGACGTCCGCACCCGCACCGTCCCGGTCACGACGCGCGCGCCAAGCGGCGACACGAACGCGTATCTGCTCGGAACCGAACCGGCGATTCTCGTCGATCCGGCGGCCCGAACCCCGGCGCTCGATCGACTGATCCGCGATCATCGCGTCGAGCACATCCTCGTCACCCACACGCACCCCGATCACGTGGGCGCGGTCGACTCGTACGCGGCTCAGACCGGTGCGACGGTCTGGGCACGGTACGGTCGCACCGACCGGTTCCGCGACGCGACCGGTCGCGAACCCGACCGCACGTTCACCCCCGGGACGACGATTCGGCTCGGAGACGCGGCCGTTCGGATCCTCGCCGCACCGGGACACGCGCCGGACCACGTCGTCCTCGAAGCCGGCCCCGGCGGTCCGATCCTCTGTGGCGATTGCGCCGTCCGCGAGGGGAGCGTCGTCGTCGGCGCACCCGAAGGAGATATGCGTGCGTACGTGACCTCGTTGCGCCGGCTCTGGGCGATCGATCCGCCGGCGCTCTATCCCGGCCACGGTCCCGAAATCGACGCCCCTCGCGAGACCATAGAGCGACTCCTCTCCCACCGAACCGAGCGCGAACAGCGCGTCCGCGAGGCCGTCGCCCGGGGAGCCGAAACGCTCGACGAGATCCTCGACGGGGCCTACGAGAAGGAGCTTTCCGGCGTCCGCGACCTCGCACGGGCCACCGTCGCAGCCCACCTCGAGAAACTCGACGTCGAGGGTCGAGTGACGTGGAACGGACGGCGAGCGTACCCGCTCGATGGCGACTAA
- a CDS encoding CDGSH iron-sulfur domain-containing protein, producing MTRLVELEATGPRKLEPSDIDDEKGDVAVCQCGLSDSFPFCDGSHRRTDDEDDETTYVYEDGQRREVERVVTADDGADG from the coding sequence ATGACCCGACTGGTCGAACTCGAGGCGACGGGACCGCGGAAACTCGAGCCGTCCGATATCGACGACGAGAAAGGAGACGTCGCGGTCTGCCAGTGCGGACTCTCGGACTCGTTTCCCTTTTGCGACGGGAGTCACCGGCGGACGGACGACGAGGACGACGAAACGACCTACGTCTACGAGGACGGGCAGCGGAGAGAAGTCGAACGGGTCGTGACGGCCGACGACGGCGCCGACGGATAA
- a CDS encoding NAD(P)/FAD-dependent oxidoreductase, whose translation MTGAGEAELALDTEALSEQGAGLEVAVVGAGALGATAAYDLVREGTDVVLYDRGDVASGSSGRAAGICYDAFADDLDAEIGGESIERFRALSGDDTFPFVECPYVWLARDGDPERADAIREQVRRMQENGTVAFEMDDGALADRFPALRTDDVELAGIAGAAGYVDPSAYTTCLAAAATGAGATLETDTPVSIRTDPPRVVYSDGRTREFDAVLVAAGAHTAALLADAGVALAMKPYRVQALVADADFPEPMCYDATGGFYVRPHADGILAGDGTETREADPAGYDRDADPAFADDLLERIAHRVPSIASAGDARPERAWAGLCTATPDRDPLVGAVRDGLYVATGFQGHGFMRAPAIGRRLADELLGGSGIDAFDPTRFDGDEEFDVAEGLALDPN comes from the coding sequence GTGACCGGCGCCGGCGAAGCGGAACTGGCCCTCGACACGGAGGCCCTCTCTGAGCAGGGTGCGGGCCTCGAGGTCGCCGTCGTCGGCGCCGGTGCCCTCGGCGCGACCGCGGCCTACGACCTCGTCCGGGAGGGGACGGACGTGGTGCTCTACGACCGCGGTGACGTCGCGAGCGGCTCGTCCGGGCGGGCGGCGGGGATCTGTTATGACGCCTTCGCGGACGATCTCGACGCCGAAATCGGGGGCGAATCCATCGAACGGTTCCGCGCGCTCTCGGGCGACGACACGTTTCCGTTCGTCGAGTGCCCCTACGTCTGGTTGGCCCGCGATGGGGACCCAGAGCGGGCCGACGCCATTCGAGAGCAGGTCCGACGCATGCAGGAAAACGGCACCGTCGCTTTCGAGATGGACGACGGGGCGCTCGCCGACCGGTTTCCCGCGTTGCGGACCGACGATGTCGAACTCGCGGGGATCGCCGGCGCGGCGGGTTACGTCGATCCGTCGGCGTACACGACCTGTCTCGCGGCCGCAGCGACGGGGGCCGGGGCGACCCTCGAGACCGATACCCCCGTCTCGATTCGAACTGATCCCCCGCGCGTTGTCTACTCCGACGGTCGCACCCGCGAGTTCGACGCGGTGCTGGTGGCTGCCGGCGCCCACACGGCGGCCCTGCTCGCGGACGCGGGCGTCGCCCTCGCGATGAAACCCTATCGCGTCCAGGCGCTCGTCGCGGACGCCGATTTCCCCGAGCCGATGTGTTACGATGCGACCGGCGGTTTCTACGTGCGACCGCACGCGGACGGCATCCTCGCGGGCGACGGCACGGAAACTCGCGAAGCCGATCCCGCCGGATACGACCGCGACGCCGATCCTGCGTTCGCAGACGACCTCCTGGAACGGATCGCACACCGCGTTCCGTCGATCGCCAGCGCGGGCGACGCTCGTCCCGAGCGGGCGTGGGCCGGCCTCTGTACTGCGACGCCCGATCGAGACCCGCTGGTCGGTGCGGTCCGAGACGGACTGTACGTCGCGACCGGCTTTCAGGGACACGGCTTCATGCGTGCACCGGCGATCGGACGGCGACTCGCAGACGAGCTTCTCGGCGGGTCGGGGATCGACGCGTTCGATCCGACGCGATTCGACGGGGACGAAGAGTTCGACGTCGCGGAGGGACTCGCGCTCGATCCGAACTGA
- a CDS encoding Hsp20/alpha crystallin family protein, protein MTLRDIGESLGSALYRQVGRAKGRVQSHRSLPADILENDSSYRVVFDAPGAEPDDVQVRYLDGNIKIRIDRFRQFHEGYEMRFPGRGMALNGDAELPTDAVVDPDAGTARLSETGTLSVEIPKDSAIDADETASVPAHEDAEVAGADPDSGAETERVTIED, encoded by the coding sequence GTGACTCTCAGAGACATCGGGGAGTCGCTCGGCAGCGCACTGTACCGGCAGGTCGGCCGCGCGAAAGGCCGCGTCCAGAGCCACCGGTCGCTGCCCGCCGACATCCTCGAGAACGACAGTTCCTATCGAGTCGTCTTCGACGCGCCCGGGGCCGAGCCGGACGACGTCCAGGTCCGCTACCTCGATGGCAACATCAAGATCCGGATCGACCGGTTCCGGCAGTTCCACGAGGGGTACGAGATGCGATTTCCCGGCCGCGGAATGGCCCTGAACGGCGACGCCGAGTTGCCGACCGATGCTGTGGTCGATCCGGACGCCGGAACGGCGAGACTCTCCGAAACGGGCACGCTGAGCGTCGAAATCCCGAAAGATTCGGCGATCGACGCCGACGAAACCGCGAGCGTGCCCGCTCACGAGGATGCCGAAGTGGCGGGGGCCGATCCGGACTCGGGCGCCGAAACGGAACGGGTCACGATAGAGGACTGA
- a CDS encoding DUF7559 family protein translates to MPPTEELVCTAEECFLDLFENHYTYDVPDDLDVTDLSCPVCGGTDCLEQVDL, encoded by the coding sequence ATGCCCCCGACGGAAGAGCTCGTCTGTACCGCCGAAGAGTGTTTCCTCGATCTGTTCGAAAACCACTATACGTACGACGTACCGGACGATTTAGACGTCACGGACCTGTCGTGTCCCGTCTGTGGCGGCACCGACTGCCTCGAGCAGGTCGACCTCTAA
- a CDS encoding sulfite exporter TauE/SafE family protein, with protein sequence MAAAGPPELGRVNLLVLFVVGLLAGAHCLGMCGPLVTTYADRIGAASGKRRDDTLTGYEVRQHALFNLGRTASYAVIGGLFGLLGAFTIASSEAVAAVGDTVRGATGILVGIAIVASGLYYVRGRTAVPGHDLPFVGTLFRRLSELLSSRVDRLATSPGIVALGAVHGFMPCPIIYPAYLYAFALGSPTRGALSLAVLGLGTIPTLFAYGTVLNSITPGTRVRLHRGLGAAFIVLGYIPLSHGLMLYGIHLPHLPLPFQPLFVF encoded by the coding sequence ATGGCCGCCGCGGGACCCCCCGAACTCGGGCGTGTGAATCTGCTCGTGCTCTTCGTCGTCGGCCTCCTCGCCGGGGCCCATTGCCTGGGGATGTGCGGGCCGCTGGTCACGACGTACGCCGATCGGATCGGCGCGGCGAGCGGGAAGCGCCGCGACGATACGCTCACCGGCTACGAGGTGCGCCAGCACGCGCTGTTCAACCTCGGCCGGACCGCCAGCTACGCCGTCATCGGCGGCCTGTTCGGTCTGCTCGGTGCGTTCACGATCGCCTCGAGCGAGGCCGTCGCCGCGGTCGGCGACACCGTCAGAGGGGCGACCGGGATCCTCGTCGGCATCGCCATCGTCGCGAGCGGGCTCTACTACGTTCGCGGCCGAACCGCCGTCCCCGGCCACGACCTGCCCTTCGTCGGCACGCTGTTTCGTCGCCTGTCGGAGTTGCTCTCGAGTCGGGTCGATCGGCTCGCGACGTCGCCGGGGATCGTCGCCCTCGGCGCGGTCCACGGGTTCATGCCGTGTCCGATCATCTACCCGGCCTATCTCTACGCGTTTGCGCTCGGGTCACCGACCCGCGGGGCGCTCTCGCTGGCCGTTCTCGGGCTCGGAACGATCCCGACGCTGTTCGCGTACGGCACCGTCCTGAACTCGATCACCCCCGGGACGCGCGTCCGACTGCATCGCGGACTGGGTGCGGCGTTCATCGTCCTCGGCTACATCCCCCTGTCACACGGCCTGATGCTGTACGGGATCCACCTGCCGCATCTGCCGCTCCCGTTCCAGCCCCTGTTCGTGTTCTAA
- a CDS encoding signal peptidase complex subunit 2 → MSSQTERRDPDHVREIGHEEYDPVGTAILIGIYFLILVLLWVFMYFVEFLGNGPTVVGAALTVVGLA, encoded by the coding sequence ATGAGTTCACAGACGGAACGACGGGATCCCGATCACGTCCGCGAGATCGGCCACGAGGAGTACGATCCGGTGGGGACTGCGATCTTAATCGGGATTTACTTCCTGATTCTGGTCCTGCTGTGGGTGTTTATGTACTTCGTCGAGTTCCTCGGCAACGGTCCGACCGTCGTCGGGGCCGCCCTGACGGTGGTGGGACTGGCATGA
- a CDS encoding MarR family transcriptional regulator, with the protein MSTSTAEDPGAVTEETLSEDEYRERLRELPPSAKLIAKVLEIDSPLSQGQLAEESLLPDRTVRYALNRLEDVGLVGSRYSFRDARKQVYFLKH; encoded by the coding sequence ATGAGCACGAGTACAGCGGAGGACCCAGGTGCGGTCACCGAGGAAACGTTATCCGAGGACGAATACCGCGAGCGGCTCCGCGAGTTACCACCGAGCGCGAAGCTCATCGCCAAGGTGCTGGAAATCGACTCCCCGCTCTCGCAGGGCCAACTCGCCGAAGAATCGCTGCTTCCCGACCGAACCGTCCGCTACGCGCTCAATCGACTCGAGGACGTCGGGCTGGTCGGTTCCCGGTACAGTTTCCGGGACGCTCGGAAGCAGGTTTACTTCCTCAAACACTGA
- a CDS encoding heavy metal translocating P-type ATPase: MTETETETQGSSPDDADAESCDLCDLPTPAEPIADPDVDGSFCCRGCLEVHRALERTDDGPDESAVRSRLDRPDDEDGPDLDELDGEDAYLSVDGMHCSTCEAFLETSAEREAGVLGATASYATDTIRLVYDPDRVASDDLPDIVSGYGYTAADRSDDDGDVGSDDGLAPLLLGGFFGMMVMVWYVLFLYPTYFGLEPVADFGRYETVFLSANIWVFTSFILFYTGYPILRGAYVSLRARRPNMDLLVATAALGSYGYSAVAILLGEAHIYFDVTVAIVLVVTAGTLYEKSVKRRATGLLSDLTEQQVDEARLESGETVPLEAVEPGDRLLVRPGERVPLDGEIETGSAAVDESLVTGESLPVGKGPGDPVRGGTVVTDAPIVLAVGEDAESTHDRLVSLLWSIQSARPGVQRLADKLATVFVPLVVVLAAGTAATLLATGSSASTALLIGLTVVIVSCPCALGLATPLAIAAGVQNAAERGVVVAAETIFEDAPDVDVVVLDKTGTLTTGRMTVEEIHVADDPRSDAVDTAASDELLRRAGALEALSDHPIAAAITDAAPDSVTTDAASAVEGFERADRGVSGVVDGERVVVGHPEFLSESGQAVPHALVSSIDGARAAGDVPVVVGWGGRARGTVVVGDAPREELDRALSTLSAGRELVVLTGDEGPAAEQFRAIDAVDEVFAGVPPEAKAETVDRLRARGTVAMVGDGSNDAPALAAADVGIAMGGGTKLATDAADAVIVGDDLEAVAEIFDVASSTHRRIRQNLGWAFGYNAVAIPLAIAGLLNPLFAAVAMAASSALVVANSARSM; this comes from the coding sequence GTGACCGAAACCGAGACCGAGACCCAGGGCAGTTCGCCGGACGATGCCGACGCCGAGTCCTGCGACCTCTGTGATCTCCCGACCCCCGCGGAACCGATAGCCGACCCCGACGTCGACGGATCGTTTTGCTGTCGCGGCTGTCTCGAGGTCCATCGGGCGCTCGAGCGAACGGACGACGGGCCCGACGAGTCCGCAGTTCGGTCCCGGCTCGACCGGCCGGACGACGAGGACGGCCCGGACCTCGACGAACTCGACGGCGAGGACGCGTATCTATCGGTCGACGGGATGCACTGCTCGACGTGCGAGGCCTTCCTCGAGACGAGCGCCGAGCGGGAGGCGGGCGTCCTCGGCGCGACGGCGAGCTACGCGACCGATACGATTCGACTCGTCTACGATCCCGACCGGGTCGCGTCCGACGACCTCCCCGATATCGTCTCCGGATACGGCTACACCGCCGCCGATCGATCCGACGACGATGGCGACGTGGGGTCCGACGACGGACTCGCCCCGCTGTTGCTCGGCGGCTTCTTCGGCATGATGGTCATGGTGTGGTACGTCCTGTTTCTGTACCCGACCTACTTCGGCCTCGAGCCGGTCGCGGACTTCGGGCGCTACGAGACCGTCTTCCTGTCGGCGAACATCTGGGTGTTTACGTCGTTTATCCTCTTTTACACCGGCTACCCGATCCTCCGGGGTGCGTACGTCAGCCTCAGGGCGAGACGGCCCAATATGGACCTCCTCGTCGCGACGGCTGCGCTGGGTTCGTACGGGTACAGCGCGGTCGCGATCCTGCTCGGGGAGGCCCACATCTACTTCGACGTCACCGTCGCGATCGTCCTCGTCGTCACTGCGGGTACCCTCTACGAGAAATCCGTCAAGCGCCGCGCGACCGGGCTGCTCTCCGACCTGACCGAACAGCAGGTCGACGAAGCGCGCCTCGAGTCCGGCGAGACGGTCCCGCTCGAGGCCGTCGAGCCGGGGGACCGCCTGCTCGTCCGTCCCGGTGAGCGAGTCCCGCTCGACGGCGAGATCGAAACGGGGAGCGCCGCGGTCGACGAGTCGCTCGTCACCGGCGAATCGCTCCCCGTCGGGAAAGGACCGGGCGATCCCGTCCGCGGCGGCACGGTCGTCACCGACGCGCCGATCGTGCTCGCGGTCGGCGAGGACGCCGAGAGCACCCACGATCGGCTCGTCTCGCTGCTCTGGTCGATCCAGAGCGCCCGGCCCGGCGTCCAGCGACTCGCCGACAAACTCGCGACCGTGTTCGTTCCGCTCGTGGTCGTCCTCGCAGCCGGGACGGCGGCCACCCTGCTGGCGACCGGCTCGAGCGCGTCGACGGCCCTCCTGATCGGATTGACGGTCGTGATCGTCTCCTGTCCGTGCGCGCTCGGGCTCGCGACGCCGCTTGCGATCGCCGCGGGCGTTCAAAACGCCGCGGAGCGTGGCGTCGTCGTCGCCGCGGAGACGATCTTCGAGGACGCCCCGGACGTCGACGTCGTCGTCCTCGACAAGACGGGGACCCTCACGACCGGACGGATGACCGTCGAGGAGATACACGTCGCCGACGATCCTCGTTCCGACGCGGTCGACACCGCTGCGAGCGACGAACTGCTTCGGCGGGCCGGCGCGCTCGAGGCCCTGTCCGACCATCCGATCGCGGCCGCCATCACCGACGCAGCCCCCGATTCCGTCACGACGGACGCCGCGAGCGCGGTCGAGGGGTTCGAGCGGGCGGACCGTGGTGTCAGCGGCGTCGTCGACGGCGAGCGCGTTGTCGTCGGTCATCCCGAGTTTCTCAGCGAGAGCGGACAGGCCGTTCCCCACGCCCTCGTGTCGTCGATCGACGGCGCTCGAGCGGCGGGCGACGTCCCGGTCGTCGTCGGCTGGGGGGGACGGGCCCGCGGCACCGTCGTCGTCGGTGACGCCCCCCGCGAGGAACTGGACCGTGCGCTGTCGACGCTCTCGGCGGGTCGCGAACTCGTCGTCCTCACCGGCGACGAAGGGCCGGCGGCGGAACAGTTCCGCGCGATCGACGCCGTCGACGAGGTCTTCGCCGGCGTTCCGCCGGAGGCGAAAGCCGAAACCGTCGATCGGCTTCGCGCCCGCGGGACGGTCGCGATGGTCGGCGACGGGAGCAACGATGCCCCCGCGCTGGCCGCCGCCGACGTCGGAATCGCGATGGGCGGCGGAACGAAACTCGCGACCGACGCGGCGGACGCGGTGATCGTCGGCGACGACCTCGAGGCCGTCGCCGAAATCTTCGACGTCGCCTCGAGCACCCATCGGCGAATTCGCCAGAACCTGGGCTGGGCGTTCGGGTACAACGCGGTCGCGATCCCGCTGGCGATCGCCGGCCTGCTGAACCCGCTGTTCGCCGCCGTCGCGATGGCCGCGAGCAGCGCGCTCGTCGTCGCCAACTCGGCCCGCTCGATGTAG
- a CDS encoding YkgJ family cysteine cluster protein produces MRSLEAELEQARSLAVEDLADAIESIGFECTRCGACCTGHGDDRHTATVFPDEVRDLRDGDATGETTRDWRDVARPMPYGLSATDDGDLEGETFEWALQTDGCGDCVFYEEDDSGAGACVAHDDRPLICQTYPFSVALAGTSQPMGDAVDEDGVVRAHECEGLGRDISRADAEALARALKERAVQELEEAIGVRDTYRPADPAPGEVVVHDSEGAKREDGTPLEE; encoded by the coding sequence GTGCGATCACTCGAAGCCGAACTCGAGCAGGCCCGTTCCCTCGCCGTCGAGGACCTCGCGGACGCGATCGAATCGATCGGCTTCGAGTGTACCCGCTGTGGTGCCTGTTGTACGGGGCACGGCGACGACCGCCACACGGCGACGGTGTTTCCCGACGAAGTGCGCGACCTCCGGGACGGCGACGCGACCGGCGAGACGACCCGCGACTGGCGCGACGTCGCGCGACCGATGCCGTACGGCCTCTCGGCGACCGACGACGGCGACCTCGAGGGCGAAACCTTCGAGTGGGCCCTCCAGACCGACGGCTGCGGCGACTGCGTGTTTTACGAGGAAGACGACTCGGGGGCCGGCGCGTGCGTCGCCCACGACGATCGACCACTCATCTGTCAGACTTACCCGTTCAGCGTAGCGCTCGCGGGCACGAGCCAGCCGATGGGCGACGCCGTCGACGAGGACGGCGTGGTCCGTGCACACGAGTGCGAGGGACTCGGCCGCGACATCTCACGGGCGGACGCCGAGGCGCTCGCTCGCGCGCTGAAAGAACGCGCCGTGCAAGAACTCGAGGAAGCGATCGGCGTCCGAGACACCTACCGGCCCGCCGACCCCGCCCCCGGCGAGGTCGTGGTTCACGACTCCGAGGGCGCGAAACGGGAGGACGGGACCCCGCTCGAGGAGTAA
- a CDS encoding DUF7521 family protein codes for MSFYAAAMPTAIALAVVKTLVLIVGGVITFFAYKAYRRTRQQALGYLALGFGLVTLGLVLAGMLYELLSVPLMTGILLESLLVLAGFVVIAYSLYVT; via the coding sequence ATGTCGTTCTACGCCGCGGCAATGCCGACCGCGATCGCGCTCGCGGTCGTCAAGACGCTCGTCCTCATCGTCGGCGGCGTGATAACGTTTTTCGCGTACAAGGCCTATCGGCGAACTCGCCAGCAGGCGCTTGGTTACCTCGCGCTCGGGTTCGGCCTCGTCACGCTCGGACTCGTCCTGGCTGGCATGCTGTACGAACTGCTTTCGGTTCCGCTCATGACCGGCATCCTGCTCGAGAGTCTGCTGGTTCTCGCCGGCTTCGTCGTGATCGCGTACTCGCTGTACGTCACCTGA
- a CDS encoding cytochrome-ba3 oxidase subunit has product MAFETLTPRLAAAVGLLAFVPILVYGFTNSGLAGIVSAVNVVLIVGALYIAMSPVEGTHGSDHHGDGNGTVS; this is encoded by the coding sequence ATGGCCTTCGAGACACTCACCCCGCGGCTCGCAGCGGCCGTCGGGCTCCTCGCGTTCGTTCCGATTCTCGTCTACGGGTTCACCAACTCGGGACTCGCCGGAATCGTCAGTGCGGTGAACGTCGTCCTCATCGTCGGCGCGCTGTACATCGCGATGTCGCCGGTCGAGGGAACGCACGGGAGCGACCACCACGGCGACGGAAACGGAACCGTCAGCTGA
- a CDS encoding radical SAM protein: MTDPETLLVTIVDGYVDEPAHFGVPPYISTYPRYTAGALVDAGVPREAITYHTIDGLRDDPDRWRDVDEADLLIYLGGMTVPGKYVGGTPAEPDEVRKLAWTATGTSLMGGPVKFGVGDENAGATETERQDLDFDFVAKGDVEAAVYDLVESGLEGFNNRMRDVDEVSRWARDGAFVVEEHPNHPDHLIAELETSRGCAYRCSFCTEPLYGNPEFRPPPSVVGEVDALSDHGVRHFRIGRQADILAYGGDGEAPNPDALRQLYGGIRAVAPDLETLHLDNMNPITIVRWPDASREGIRIIAEHNTPGDTAAFGLESADPVVQEENNLNVTAEECFEAVKIVNEEGGWRPGEEPTDARGSGRDGPRRLPKLLPGINLLHGLKGEREETYERNREFLRRVYDAGYMLRRVNIRQVMAFDGTDMSDTGAAIANEHKKLFKRYKRQVREEIDNPMLERVAPVGTVLPDVHLEYHQDGTTFGRQLGTYPLLVGIPGERDLERTIDVAVVDHGYRSVTGVPYPLDLNTASMDELTAIPGIGDSTAGDLIVDRPHESVEDAAFGTEFDLSRFVTTRPLERAE, from the coding sequence ATGACAGACCCCGAAACGCTGTTGGTGACGATCGTCGACGGCTACGTCGACGAGCCAGCACACTTCGGGGTGCCGCCGTACATTTCGACGTACCCGCGGTACACGGCGGGTGCGCTCGTCGACGCGGGCGTTCCGCGCGAAGCGATCACGTACCACACGATCGACGGCCTCCGAGACGATCCGGATCGGTGGCGGGACGTCGACGAGGCGGATCTGCTGATCTACCTCGGCGGAATGACCGTCCCCGGCAAGTACGTCGGCGGTACGCCGGCCGAACCCGACGAAGTCCGAAAGCTCGCCTGGACCGCCACCGGGACGAGCCTGATGGGCGGCCCCGTCAAGTTCGGCGTCGGCGACGAAAACGCCGGCGCGACCGAGACCGAACGGCAGGACCTGGACTTCGACTTCGTCGCGAAAGGAGACGTCGAGGCCGCCGTCTACGATCTGGTCGAAAGCGGTCTCGAGGGCTTCAACAATCGGATGCGAGACGTCGACGAAGTATCGCGGTGGGCTCGGGACGGCGCGTTCGTGGTCGAAGAACACCCCAACCACCCGGACCACCTCATCGCCGAACTCGAGACCTCCCGGGGCTGTGCGTATCGCTGTTCGTTCTGTACGGAACCGCTCTACGGTAACCCCGAGTTCCGGCCGCCGCCGTCGGTCGTCGGCGAAGTTGACGCGCTCTCCGACCACGGCGTCAGGCACTTTCGAATCGGCAGGCAGGCCGACATCCTCGCTTACGGCGGCGACGGTGAAGCGCCCAACCCAGACGCGCTTCGACAGCTCTACGGCGGGATTCGTGCGGTCGCTCCCGACCTCGAGACGCTCCACCTGGACAACATGAACCCGATCACGATCGTCCGGTGGCCCGACGCGAGTCGTGAAGGGATCCGGATCATCGCCGAACACAACACGCCCGGTGACACGGCTGCGTTCGGACTCGAGTCGGCGGATCCGGTCGTCCAGGAGGAGAACAACTTGAACGTCACCGCGGAGGAGTGTTTCGAAGCGGTGAAGATCGTCAACGAGGAAGGTGGATGGCGACCCGGCGAGGAGCCGACGGACGCCCGGGGGAGCGGTCGGGACGGTCCTCGGCGACTGCCGAAGTTACTGCCCGGCATCAACCTCCTCCACGGGCTCAAAGGCGAGCGCGAGGAAACCTACGAGCGAAACCGGGAGTTCCTTCGACGGGTCTACGACGCGGGGTACATGCTTCGACGGGTCAACATTCGGCAGGTGATGGCCTTCGACGGCACCGACATGTCCGACACCGGCGCCGCGATCGCGAACGAACACAAGAAGCTCTTCAAACGATACAAACGACAGGTCCGCGAGGAGATCGATAACCCGATGCTCGAGCGCGTCGCGCCCGTCGGCACCGTGTTACCGGACGTCCACCTCGAGTACCACCAGGACGGGACGACCTTCGGCCGCCAGCTGGGAACCTACCCGCTGCTGGTCGGGATACCGGGCGAACGCGACCTCGAGCGAACGATCGACGTGGCGGTCGTCGATCACGGCTACCGTTCGGTGACCGGGGTTCCCTACCCGCTCGATCTCAATACGGCGTCGATGGACGAACTCACCGCCATCCCCGGCATCGGCGACAGCACCGCGGGAGACCTCATCGTCGATCGACCCCACGAATCCGTCGAGGACGCGGCGTTCGGGACCGAGTTCGATCTCTCCCGGTTCGTGACGACGCGCCCGCTCGAGCGGGCGGAGTGA
- a CDS encoding TRAM domain-containing protein has translation MEISEKLLCLFSTDVSEEEDRYIIEVPRQEVETGDIDPGETYRVALISREEETPAEEGTATTQPKTAPSEPQPPVDVGETRYVEIEDIGKQGDGIARVERGYVIIVPGADVGERVKIEVTEVKSNFAVGEIIEETF, from the coding sequence GTGGAAATATCTGAAAAACTGTTGTGTCTGTTCAGTACGGACGTTTCGGAAGAGGAGGACCGATACATCATCGAAGTACCCCGTCAGGAGGTCGAAACCGGGGATATCGACCCCGGCGAGACCTACCGGGTCGCACTCATCTCACGAGAGGAGGAGACACCGGCCGAGGAGGGCACGGCGACCACTCAGCCGAAAACTGCGCCGTCCGAACCGCAACCGCCGGTCGACGTCGGGGAAACGCGCTACGTCGAAATCGAGGACATCGGCAAGCAGGGCGACGGAATCGCTCGCGTCGAACGCGGGTACGTCATCATCGTCCCCGGTGCCGACGTCGGCGAACGCGTCAAAATCGAAGTGACCGAAGTGAAGTCGAACTTCGCCGTCGGTGAAATCATCGAGGAGACGTTCTAG